In a genomic window of Streptomyces sp. SJL17-4:
- a CDS encoding GntR family transcriptional regulator, which yields MTVHRPAAAPGTAIGDGHRSLREQVYVELRERIIEAEYPAGRRLVEREIADELRVSRVPVREAMQRLESEGFLSVQPRRGSVVADFGPEDAEHLFDVRENLEGLAARLAARHASPAQLRDLERMLARARKAAESGRLREAVSLNADFHRRIVELSGNPLLVDLMAPLDSRLRRLFRLTSAQSDGEPMCGAHERLYEAVRDRDEDGAEALARAHVADTRASAARLLATPPGI from the coding sequence ATGACCGTCCACCGCCCCGCCGCCGCCCCCGGCACCGCCATCGGGGACGGTCACCGGTCCCTGCGGGAGCAGGTCTATGTGGAGCTGCGCGAGCGGATCATCGAGGCGGAGTACCCCGCGGGCCGGCGGCTCGTGGAGCGGGAGATCGCCGACGAGCTGCGGGTCTCCCGGGTGCCCGTGCGCGAGGCGATGCAGCGCCTGGAGTCGGAAGGCTTCCTCTCGGTGCAGCCGCGCCGGGGGTCGGTGGTGGCGGACTTCGGCCCGGAGGACGCCGAGCACCTCTTCGACGTACGGGAGAACCTGGAGGGCCTGGCCGCGCGGCTCGCCGCCCGGCACGCGAGTCCCGCTCAACTGCGGGACCTGGAGCGGATGTTGGCGAGGGCCAGGAAGGCGGCGGAGTCCGGTCGGCTCCGCGAGGCCGTCTCCCTCAACGCCGACTTCCACCGGCGGATCGTCGAACTCTCCGGCAACCCGCTCCTGGTGGACCTGATGGCCCCGCTCGACTCCCGGCTGCGCCGGCTCTTCCGGCTCACCTCGGCGCAGTCGGACGGCGAGCCGATGTGCGGGGCCCACGAGCGGCTCTACGAGGCCGTCCGCGACCGCGACGAGGACGGCGCGGAGGCACTGGCCCGCGCCCATGTCGCGGACACCCGCGCCTCCGCCGCCCGTCTGCTGGCCACGCCCCCGGGAATCTAG
- a CDS encoding amidohydrolase, whose translation MTPPAPRTATLFHDVRPFGGPAGDLIAVDGVLVPEVPEGAVVERVDGGGRLALPTLVDAHIHPDKTSWGEPWRSRRPADGIAEYVAGDVELARALPTPVGERALRLMSHAAAQGTRAMRAHADVAPAYGLSGIEGVAEAAARLAGIVDVELVAFPQHGVVRTPGVAELLAEAAASGLVTHIGGIDPAGFDAAGNAGDGTGDGAGDQLGTVFALAEKHGLGLDIHLHDRGERGLAPLRDIAARTRALGLQGRVSVAHAFAVAGLSADALDETADLLAEADITVTTVALSATTILPFRRLAERGVRVGLGSDGVRDNWSPFGNADMLHRAWLAAWALDLRLDEELEACFRLAADGGAALLGLPKADLRPGSPADFMLVDGECLPQAVVDLPRRDVVVRAGRVVARDGRLV comes from the coding sequence GTGACCCCGCCGGCACCCCGCACCGCGACCCTGTTCCACGACGTTCGGCCCTTCGGCGGGCCTGCCGGCGACCTGATCGCCGTGGACGGCGTACTGGTGCCGGAGGTCCCGGAGGGCGCCGTCGTCGAGCGGGTCGACGGCGGCGGGCGGCTCGCGCTGCCGACCCTGGTCGACGCGCACATCCACCCCGACAAGACGTCCTGGGGCGAGCCCTGGCGCAGCAGGCGCCCGGCGGACGGCATCGCCGAGTACGTCGCCGGGGACGTGGAGCTCGCCCGCGCGCTGCCGACACCGGTGGGCGAGCGGGCGCTGCGGCTGATGTCGCACGCGGCGGCCCAGGGCACGCGCGCGATGCGCGCCCACGCGGACGTCGCCCCGGCGTACGGCCTCTCCGGGATCGAGGGGGTGGCGGAGGCGGCGGCGCGGCTGGCCGGGATCGTGGACGTGGAGCTGGTCGCCTTCCCGCAGCACGGCGTGGTCCGTACGCCGGGGGTGGCCGAGCTGCTCGCGGAGGCGGCGGCGAGCGGTCTGGTGACGCACATCGGCGGCATCGACCCGGCGGGCTTCGACGCGGCAGGCAACGCGGGCGACGGCACGGGCGACGGCGCGGGCGACCAGCTGGGCACGGTCTTCGCGCTCGCGGAGAAGCACGGCCTGGGGCTCGACATCCACCTGCACGACCGGGGCGAGCGGGGCCTGGCCCCGCTGCGGGACATCGCGGCCCGCACGCGCGCGCTGGGCCTCCAGGGCCGGGTGAGCGTGGCGCACGCGTTCGCGGTGGCCGGTCTGTCGGCCGATGCCCTGGACGAGACGGCGGACCTGCTCGCGGAGGCGGACATCACCGTCACGACGGTCGCCCTGTCGGCGACGACGATCCTGCCGTTCCGGCGGCTCGCCGAGCGCGGGGTACGGGTCGGGCTCGGCTCGGACGGGGTCAGGGACAACTGGAGCCCGTTCGGCAACGCGGACATGCTGCACCGCGCCTGGCTCGCGGCCTGGGCCCTGGACCTGCGGCTCGACGAAGAACTGGAGGCCTGCTTCCGGCTGGCGGCCGACGGCGGCGCGGCCCTCCTGGGCCTCCCGAAGGCGGACCTCCGCCCCGGCTCTCCGGCCGACTTCATGCTCGTCGACGGCGAATGCCTCCCCCAGGCGGTGGTGGACCTCCCGCGCCGCGACGTGGTGGTCCGAGCCGGCCGGGTGGTGGCGAGGGACGGCCGGCTGGTCTGA
- a CDS encoding SpoIIE family protein phosphatase → MTARGGARATGPGARGKRSGAREKRSGERDGTGLRSVAGQVFALEALIALLVIAAAVFVTFYQARSDTERDARVRSLAVAEAFAKAPGVDAALVAPDPTAELQKRAEETRRATGVDFIAVLSPDGVRYTDSEPELIGLKATGDLNRAVVDGESYTELFRGEPNDAVRAVVPVVNDQGKIVGMVTSGVEVENITDAVRDRLPMLIGAAGGALVLAVGGAALVSRRLRRQTHGLGPAEMTRMKEHHEAVLHAVREGVLIVGPDRRLLLANDEARRLLGLTVDMERRHVSELGLDARTVELLESGRSATDEVHRAGDRLLAVSVRPTLPAGRESGCVMTMRDTTELAALTGRAAVARGRLQLLYEAGVRIGTTLEVVRTAEELAEVAVPRFADFATVELLEPVLRGEEPPSSAPATTEMRRTALSGLRPDQPLQPVGDTIRFDVPSTPMATALSAGHAMAQAELASAEGWREQDPEGAAQALAYGMHSLLTVPLLARGVVLGMANFWRADTPEPFGEEDLSFAEELAARAAVAIDNARRFTREHAMAVTLQRSLLPRVLPEQSAVDVAYRYLPAKAGVGGDWFDVIPLPGARVALVVGDVVGHGLHAAATMGRLRTAVHNFSTLDVPPDELLGHLDELTGRIDDRESEGQDGEGRRREEGITGATCLYAIYDPASGRCTVASAGHPGPALVWPDGRVEFPELSPGLPLGLGLGDAPFEATELLLPEGSKLVLFTDGLLEDRGRDLDTGLGMLKSTLARPDRSPEQTCADALATLLSPTPRDDIALLVARTRLLDRERIAEWEVARDPSAVSPVRNAAAEKLSEWGLNGLAFTAELVLSELITNAVRYGADPVRVRLLHDRTLICEVSDGSSTSPHLRHAAATDEGGRGLYLVAQYAERWGTRYGRRGKTIWAELRVGADDAEPTVTAVPDLDALEDLAW, encoded by the coding sequence ATGACGGCCCGGGGCGGGGCACGCGCGACGGGCCCCGGGGCGCGGGGGAAGCGCTCCGGGGCGCGGGAGAAGCGCTCCGGTGAGCGCGACGGGACGGGTCTGCGGAGCGTGGCCGGGCAGGTGTTCGCCCTGGAGGCGCTGATCGCGCTCCTGGTGATCGCGGCGGCCGTGTTCGTGACGTTCTACCAGGCGCGCAGCGACACCGAGCGGGACGCCAGGGTCCGCTCTCTCGCGGTCGCGGAGGCCTTCGCGAAGGCGCCCGGCGTCGACGCGGCGCTCGTCGCGCCCGACCCGACGGCCGAGCTCCAGAAACGGGCGGAAGAGACGCGGCGGGCGACGGGGGTGGACTTCATCGCGGTCCTGAGCCCGGACGGCGTGCGGTACACCGACTCGGAGCCGGAGCTGATCGGCCTCAAGGCGACCGGCGACCTCAACCGGGCGGTGGTGGACGGCGAGTCCTACACGGAGCTGTTCCGTGGAGAGCCCAACGACGCCGTACGGGCCGTGGTCCCGGTCGTGAACGACCAGGGCAAGATCGTCGGCATGGTCACCAGCGGCGTCGAGGTGGAGAACATCACGGACGCGGTGCGGGACCGGCTGCCGATGCTCATCGGCGCGGCCGGCGGCGCGCTCGTGCTCGCCGTGGGCGGGGCCGCCCTGGTGAGCCGGCGGCTGCGGCGGCAGACGCACGGACTCGGTCCGGCCGAGATGACCCGGATGAAGGAGCACCACGAGGCGGTCCTGCACGCGGTGCGCGAAGGGGTCCTGATCGTGGGCCCGGACCGCCGGCTGCTGCTCGCCAACGACGAGGCGCGCCGGCTGCTCGGCCTCACGGTGGACATGGAGCGGCGGCACGTCTCGGAGCTCGGACTCGATGCCCGGACGGTCGAACTCCTGGAGTCGGGCCGGTCGGCGACGGACGAGGTGCACCGGGCGGGCGACCGTCTCCTCGCGGTGAGCGTACGGCCCACGCTCCCGGCGGGGCGGGAGTCCGGATGCGTGATGACGATGCGGGACACCACCGAGCTGGCCGCCCTGACCGGCCGGGCCGCGGTGGCCCGCGGCCGGCTGCAGCTGCTCTACGAGGCGGGGGTACGGATCGGGACGACCCTGGAGGTCGTACGGACGGCGGAGGAGCTGGCGGAGGTCGCGGTGCCCCGGTTCGCGGACTTCGCGACGGTGGAGCTGCTCGAACCGGTGCTGCGCGGCGAGGAGCCGCCGTCGTCCGCGCCGGCGACCACGGAGATGCGGCGGACGGCGCTGAGCGGGCTACGGCCCGACCAGCCGCTCCAGCCGGTCGGGGACACCATTCGGTTCGACGTGCCCAGTACCCCGATGGCGACGGCCCTGAGCGCGGGGCACGCGATGGCGCAGGCGGAGCTGGCCTCGGCGGAGGGCTGGCGGGAGCAGGACCCGGAGGGGGCGGCGCAGGCCCTCGCCTACGGGATGCACTCGCTGCTCACGGTGCCGCTGCTGGCCCGTGGGGTGGTCCTGGGGATGGCGAACTTCTGGCGCGCGGACACGCCGGAGCCGTTCGGGGAGGAGGACCTGTCGTTCGCGGAGGAGCTGGCGGCGCGGGCGGCGGTCGCCATCGACAACGCGCGCCGGTTCACCCGGGAGCACGCGATGGCGGTGACGCTCCAGCGGAGCCTGCTGCCCCGGGTGCTGCCGGAGCAGAGCGCGGTGGACGTGGCGTACCGCTATCTCCCGGCGAAGGCGGGCGTGGGCGGCGACTGGTTCGACGTGATCCCGCTGCCGGGCGCGCGGGTGGCGCTCGTCGTCGGGGACGTCGTCGGGCACGGGCTGCACGCGGCGGCCACCATGGGGCGGCTGCGGACGGCGGTGCACAACTTCTCGACGCTCGACGTGCCGCCGGACGAGCTGCTCGGGCACCTCGACGAGCTGACGGGCCGGATCGACGACCGGGAGTCGGAGGGGCAGGACGGCGAGGGGCGGCGGCGGGAGGAGGGCATCACCGGCGCGACCTGCCTGTACGCGATCTACGACCCGGCGTCGGGGAGGTGCACGGTGGCGAGCGCGGGGCATCCGGGGCCGGCGCTCGTGTGGCCCGACGGGCGGGTGGAGTTCCCCGAGCTGTCGCCGGGTCTGCCGCTGGGTCTCGGCCTGGGTGACGCGCCGTTCGAGGCGACGGAGCTGCTGCTGCCGGAGGGCAGCAAGCTGGTGCTGTTCACGGACGGGCTCCTGGAGGACCGGGGCCGGGACCTCGACACGGGTCTGGGCATGCTGAAGTCCACGCTCGCCCGCCCCGACCGGAGCCCGGAGCAGACCTGCGCGGACGCCCTCGCGACGCTCCTGTCGCCCACGCCGCGCGATGACATCGCGCTCCTTGTGGCCCGCACCCGGCTGCTCGACCGCGAGCGGATCGCCGAGTGGGAGGTGGCGCGTGACCCGTCGGCGGTCTCGCCGGTGCGCAACGCGGCGGCGGAGAAGCTGTCGGAGTGGGGGCTCAACGGGCTCGCGTTCACGGCGGAGCTGGTCCTCAGCGAACTGATCACGAACGCGGTGCGGTACGGGGCCGACCCGGTCCGGGTACGGCTGCTCCACGACCGGACGCTGATCTGCGAGGTGTCGGACGGCAGCAGCACCTCGCCGCACCTGCGGCACGCGGCGGCGACGGACGAGGGCGGGCGCGGTCTGTACCTGGTGGCGCAGTACGCGGAGCGCTGGGGCACCCGCTACGGCCGACGCGGCAAGACGATCTGGGCCGAACTGCGGGTGGGCGCGGACGACGCGGAACCGACCGTGACGGCGGTGCCGGACCTGGACGCGCTGGAGGACCTGGCCTGGTGA
- a CDS encoding SpoIIE family protein phosphatase, with amino-acid sequence MTAGSFPGTTGQVGVPLDGKGLLDVLGVAAVVIDAHGRIVLWSPQAEDLFGFSAEEALGRYMARLVVDADHREEAMRLFGEVLREGMTWAGTFPVRHKDGSVRPVEFRNMRLTDDLGGLYALGIAADRGAVERVETELALSDRLVSQSPIGLAVLDTDLRYVLVNPALERINGVPAALHIGRRIGDMLPRIDAEALETALRTVLATGTPLLDHPTVGRTPADPDRDHSWSVSFYRLEGAEDRVLGVAASVIDVTERHLADADADRSRRRLALIADASARVGTTLEVEKTADELASVVVPELADIAAVDVLDSVLALRRPGAPDEGPELFRALAVKAGARTEALPAADPPGAITMYGADRLVTRCVHTGLPVLVEHVGPGDLARIARSPEAAELLARAGVHSYLAVPLIARGEVLGALDLKRDRNELPFDGDDVLLATELAARAAVSIDNARWYQSVRNSAVTLQRSLLPGSPPDRAGLEVAARYQPAQASSEVGGDWYDVIPLPDDKTALVVGDVMGSGIDAAATMGRLRTATCAFADLDLPPAQVLRHLDRITAGLEHYIATCLFAVHDPALGRCRISNAGHLPPVRVPADGPAELVTVPPGVPLGVGGGTFRTTRVAFRPGDRLVLYTDGLIETRHEAIDERLALLVGLLDDMRGPLEETCDQLLRALRRPGAPDDVALLIARSTG; translated from the coding sequence GTGACGGCCGGTTCCTTCCCGGGGACGACGGGGCAGGTCGGTGTGCCCCTGGACGGCAAGGGCCTTCTCGACGTGCTGGGGGTCGCGGCCGTCGTCATCGACGCCCACGGCCGGATCGTGCTCTGGAGCCCGCAGGCCGAGGACCTCTTCGGCTTCAGCGCCGAGGAGGCCCTGGGCCGGTACATGGCCCGGCTGGTCGTCGACGCGGACCACCGCGAGGAGGCGATGCGCCTCTTCGGCGAGGTGCTGCGCGAGGGCATGACCTGGGCCGGCACCTTCCCCGTACGGCACAAGGACGGAAGCGTACGGCCCGTGGAGTTCCGCAACATGCGGCTCACCGACGACCTCGGGGGGCTCTACGCGCTCGGGATCGCCGCCGACCGCGGCGCCGTCGAACGGGTCGAGACCGAGCTGGCGCTCTCCGACCGGCTGGTCTCCCAGTCCCCCATCGGCCTCGCCGTACTCGACACCGACCTGCGCTACGTCCTGGTGAACCCGGCCCTGGAGCGGATCAACGGCGTACCGGCCGCGCTGCACATCGGGCGGCGGATCGGCGACATGCTGCCGCGGATCGACGCGGAGGCCCTGGAGACCGCGCTGCGCACCGTACTGGCCACGGGGACGCCGCTGCTCGACCATCCCACCGTCGGGCGGACCCCGGCCGACCCTGACCGCGACCACTCCTGGTCGGTGTCCTTCTACCGTCTCGAAGGGGCCGAGGACCGGGTCCTGGGGGTGGCGGCCTCGGTGATCGACGTGACCGAGCGGCATCTGGCGGACGCGGACGCCGACCGGTCCCGGCGGCGGCTCGCGCTCATCGCGGACGCCTCGGCCCGGGTCGGCACCACCCTGGAGGTGGAGAAGACCGCCGACGAGCTGGCCTCGGTGGTGGTACCGGAGCTCGCCGACATCGCCGCCGTCGACGTCCTCGACTCCGTCCTCGCACTGCGCAGACCGGGCGCGCCCGACGAGGGGCCCGAGCTGTTCCGGGCGCTCGCGGTGAAGGCCGGGGCCAGGACGGAGGCGCTGCCCGCGGCGGACCCGCCCGGGGCGATCACCATGTACGGGGCGGACCGGCTCGTCACCCGGTGTGTGCACACCGGGCTGCCGGTCCTGGTGGAACACGTCGGCCCCGGTGACCTGGCCCGGATCGCGCGGAGTCCCGAGGCGGCGGAGCTGCTCGCCCGTGCGGGGGTGCACTCGTATCTGGCGGTGCCGCTGATCGCGCGCGGCGAGGTGCTCGGCGCGCTCGACCTCAAACGGGACCGCAACGAGCTGCCCTTCGACGGCGACGACGTGCTGCTCGCGACGGAGCTCGCGGCCCGCGCGGCGGTGAGCATCGACAACGCGCGCTGGTACCAGAGCGTGCGGAACTCGGCGGTGACCCTCCAGCGCAGTCTGCTGCCGGGCTCGCCGCCGGATCGGGCGGGTCTGGAGGTCGCGGCCCGCTACCAGCCCGCGCAGGCGTCGAGCGAGGTCGGGGGCGACTGGTACGACGTGATCCCGCTGCCCGACGACAAGACGGCGCTGGTGGTCGGGGACGTGATGGGCAGCGGGATCGACGCGGCGGCGACGATGGGGCGGCTGCGGACGGCCACCTGCGCGTTCGCCGACCTCGATCTCCCGCCCGCCCAGGTCCTGCGGCACCTGGACCGGATCACGGCGGGCCTGGAGCACTACATCGCGACCTGTCTCTTCGCCGTGCACGACCCCGCCCTCGGCCGGTGCCGGATCTCGAACGCGGGGCATCTGCCGCCGGTACGGGTCCCGGCGGACGGCCCGGCCGAGCTGGTGACCGTACCGCCGGGGGTGCCGCTCGGGGTGGGCGGCGGCACGTTCCGTACGACGCGGGTGGCCTTCCGGCCCGGGGACCGGCTCGTGCTCTACACGGACGGTCTGATCGAGACCCGCCACGAGGCGATCGACGAGCGGCTCGCGCTGCTCGTGGGCCTCCTCGACGACATGCGCGGGCCTCTGGAGGAGACCTGCGACCAACTCCTTCGGGCGCTGCGCCGCCCGGGTGCGCCGGACGACGTGGCGCTGCTCATCGCCCGGAGCACGGGATGA
- a CDS encoding MFS transporter, with protein MRWYLTGVVVSGFGTTAMWLVSGIWVKSLTGSDSLAALTAFALWAPVLLGPLLGTLADRVRRRPLLVGLDLAMAALLPVLLWVDSADRVWLLFAVLVVYGAQGAVHEAAEQALVATALDEKRLGTFNGLRMTANESMKLIAPLMAAGLFAAYGGGTVALLDAASFALAAGLFALMPVREERPARPGSGHWWRETTEGARLLRASPVLRPLVATGAFTMLLAGVNGAAIYAVVDRGLGHAPAYAGVLYAVQGGGSVLAGLVTGPLLRRMPERTLAAAGLALFAVAVGVRALPYEATALAASAAIGLGMPWVLVAVATAVQREAPATAVGRMAATAHTLVMAPNALALALGAGLVALVDVRVLPPLLALAGTGWAAAVAVRGRRGRDRATGTPDASVPVR; from the coding sequence ATGCGCTGGTATCTGACAGGTGTCGTCGTGTCCGGATTCGGTACGACGGCGATGTGGCTGGTCTCCGGGATATGGGTCAAGTCGCTGACGGGCTCCGACAGTCTCGCGGCCCTGACCGCCTTCGCCCTCTGGGCGCCCGTCCTCCTCGGGCCGCTGCTCGGCACGCTCGCGGACCGGGTGCGGCGGCGGCCGCTCCTGGTCGGCCTCGACCTGGCGATGGCCGCGCTCCTCCCGGTCCTGCTGTGGGTGGACTCGGCGGACCGGGTGTGGCTGCTCTTCGCCGTCCTCGTCGTGTACGGGGCGCAGGGCGCCGTCCACGAGGCGGCGGAACAGGCCCTGGTCGCCACCGCCTTGGACGAGAAGCGGCTCGGCACGTTCAACGGGCTGCGGATGACCGCGAACGAGTCGATGAAGCTGATCGCCCCGCTCATGGCGGCCGGCCTCTTCGCCGCGTACGGCGGCGGGACCGTCGCCCTGCTCGACGCGGCGAGCTTCGCCCTCGCGGCGGGGCTCTTCGCGCTGATGCCCGTACGGGAGGAGCGCCCGGCGCGGCCGGGGTCCGGGCACTGGTGGCGGGAGACCACCGAGGGCGCCCGCCTGCTCCGCGCCTCGCCGGTGCTGCGGCCACTGGTCGCGACGGGCGCGTTCACGATGCTGCTCGCCGGGGTGAACGGGGCCGCGATCTACGCGGTCGTCGACCGGGGGCTCGGGCACGCGCCCGCGTACGCCGGTGTGCTCTACGCGGTGCAGGGCGGGGGCTCGGTCCTCGCGGGCCTGGTCACCGGCCCGCTGCTGCGCCGGATGCCGGAGCGGACGCTCGCCGCGGCCGGTCTCGCGCTGTTCGCGGTGGCGGTGGGCGTACGGGCGCTGCCGTACGAGGCGACGGCTCTGGCGGCGAGCGCGGCGATCGGACTGGGGATGCCGTGGGTCCTCGTGGCGGTCGCGACGGCCGTGCAGCGGGAGGCGCCGGCGACAGCGGTGGGCCGAATGGCGGCGACGGCGCACACCCTGGTCATGGCACCGAACGCGCTGGCCCTCGCCCTCGGCGCGGGCCTGGTCGCCCTGGTCGACGTCCGCGTCCTGCCCCCGCTGCTCGCGCTCGCGGGGACGGGATGGGCGGCGGCGGTCGCGGTACGGGGGCGGCGCGGGCGCGACCGGGCGACGGGCACGCCGGACGCGTCCGTACCGGTCCGCTGA
- a CDS encoding penicillin-binding protein 2 has protein sequence MNKTIRRTSVFVLLLVLALLGRATWVQAYEGKALADDKKNRRKTIAQYAQPLGNIVVAGSPVTGSKKTEGTDLEYRRTYTDGELYAAVTGYSSQAYGATQLEGIYSDVLDGTDDRLKNPLDALTRKQQQPGTVVTTIDPAVQKAAYRALGDTKGAAVAVDPATGRILAMVSTPSYDPSRIAGTSDGDAWQALTTDEDKPLVNRALRQPLPPGSTFKLVVAAAALEDGLYGSVDTATESPDPYTLPNTRTVLKNENASAPCENATIRTALRYSCNNVFAKMAADLGQDKVKAMAEKFGFNDAELDVPVRAYASVYPSNMDKAQTALTGIGQFDVTATPLQMAMVSAAIANDGLLAAPHMVSEVVDSDGDPLTTFEDGDSERIVSSSTAEQLRSAMRTVVEEGTGTNAAISGAEVGGKTGTAQHGENNSKTPYAWFTSYAKAPSDGTPGKQVAVAVLIEDSGAARSEVSGNGLAAPVAQKMMAAALK, from the coding sequence ATGAACAAGACGATCAGGCGCACCTCGGTCTTCGTGCTGCTCCTGGTGCTCGCCCTGCTGGGCCGGGCCACCTGGGTGCAGGCGTACGAGGGGAAGGCGCTCGCGGACGACAAGAAGAACCGGCGGAAGACGATCGCGCAGTACGCGCAGCCGCTCGGGAACATCGTCGTGGCCGGTTCGCCGGTCACCGGCTCGAAGAAGACGGAGGGAACGGACCTCGAGTACCGCCGTACGTACACGGACGGCGAGCTGTACGCGGCGGTGACCGGATACAGCTCGCAGGCGTACGGGGCCACCCAGCTGGAGGGCATCTACTCCGACGTCCTCGACGGCACCGACGACCGGCTGAAGAACCCGCTCGACGCCCTCACCCGCAAGCAGCAGCAGCCGGGCACGGTCGTCACCACGATCGACCCGGCCGTGCAGAAGGCCGCCTACCGGGCGCTCGGGGACACGAAGGGCGCGGCCGTCGCCGTCGACCCGGCCACCGGCCGGATCCTCGCGATGGTCTCCACCCCGTCCTACGACCCGTCGAGGATCGCCGGGACCTCGGACGGCGACGCCTGGCAGGCGCTGACCACCGACGAGGACAAGCCGCTGGTCAACCGGGCCCTACGGCAGCCGCTGCCGCCCGGCTCCACCTTCAAGCTGGTGGTCGCGGCGGCGGCCCTGGAGGACGGTCTGTACGGCTCGGTGGACACGGCGACGGAGAGCCCCGACCCGTACACCCTGCCGAACACCCGGACCGTGCTGAAGAACGAGAACGCCTCCGCGCCCTGCGAGAACGCCACGATCCGCACCGCCCTCCGCTACTCCTGCAACAACGTCTTCGCCAAGATGGCGGCCGACCTGGGGCAGGACAAGGTGAAGGCGATGGCGGAGAAGTTCGGCTTCAACGACGCCGAGCTCGACGTCCCGGTCCGCGCCTACGCGAGCGTCTACCCGTCCAACATGGACAAGGCGCAGACGGCGCTGACCGGCATCGGCCAGTTCGACGTGACCGCCACCCCGCTGCAGATGGCGATGGTGTCGGCGGCGATCGCCAACGACGGCCTGCTGGCCGCGCCGCACATGGTGTCGGAGGTCGTCGACTCCGACGGCGACCCGCTCACGACCTTCGAGGACGGCGACAGCGAGCGGATCGTCTCCTCGTCGACGGCCGAGCAGCTGCGCAGCGCGATGCGGACCGTGGTCGAGGAGGGCACCGGCACCAACGCGGCCATCAGCGGGGCCGAGGTCGGTGGCAAGACGGGTACCGCGCAGCACGGTGAGAACAACAGCAAGACGCCGTACGCCTGGTTCACCTCGTACGCGAAGGCCCCCTCCGACGGGACGCCCGGGAAGCAGGTCGCCGTCGCGGTGCTGATCGAGGACTCGGGCGCGGCCCGCTCCGAGGTCAGCGGCAACGGTCTGGCGGCGCCGGTGGCGCAGAAGATGATGGCCGCGGCGCTGAAGTGA
- a CDS encoding response regulator transcription factor has protein sequence MSAPLRIVLADDERMVRTALRVILDAEPDLEVVGEASTGAEAVSVVRAERPDVVLMDVRMPEIDGIRATEQILAGMAEPPRIVVVTTFENDAYVYDALRVGAAGFVLKRAAAEELVSAVRLVARSDSLLYPAAVRGLAAEHARNRPPVAPPWVARLTEREAEVLRLVATGLTNAEIAGRMGVGAATVKTHVASVLAKSGARDRTQAVILAYESGFVRTG, from the coding sequence ATGAGCGCCCCCCTGAGGATCGTGCTCGCCGACGACGAGCGGATGGTGCGGACGGCCCTGCGGGTCATCCTCGACGCGGAGCCCGACCTGGAGGTCGTCGGCGAGGCGTCCACCGGGGCCGAGGCGGTGTCGGTGGTGCGGGCCGAGCGGCCGGACGTCGTCCTCATGGACGTCCGGATGCCGGAGATCGACGGGATCCGGGCCACCGAGCAGATCCTCGCGGGGATGGCGGAACCGCCCCGGATCGTGGTGGTGACCACCTTCGAGAACGACGCGTACGTGTACGACGCGCTGCGCGTCGGCGCGGCCGGCTTCGTCCTCAAGCGGGCGGCGGCGGAGGAGCTGGTGAGCGCGGTCCGGCTGGTCGCCCGGAGCGACTCGCTGCTCTACCCGGCGGCGGTACGGGGCCTGGCCGCCGAGCACGCCCGCAACCGCCCGCCGGTGGCGCCGCCCTGGGTGGCGCGGCTCACCGAGCGGGAGGCGGAGGTGCTGCGCCTGGTGGCGACGGGCCTCACGAACGCGGAGATCGCGGGCCGGATGGGCGTCGGCGCGGCGACGGTCAAGACGCACGTGGCGTCGGTCCTGGCGAAGTCGGGCGCCCGCGACCGCACGCAGGCGGTGATCCTGGCGTACGAGTCGGGGTTCGTACGGACGGGGTGA